In Arthrobacter sp. SLBN-112, a genomic segment contains:
- a CDS encoding sugar ABC transporter ATP-binding protein, producing the protein MSVSTKAQSAPTREGSNEMAVPLLRMVGIEKEYGPVKALNGVDFELFTGEVHGILGQNGAGKSTLIKVLAGAEEKTRGRQQLNGKDVNIRSTAEAQKAGISVVYQDLSLIPSMSVAANLYLGREPKTNWGLIDHKKLKKDARNLLEEHGFDLDPSTVVASLPFAYRQMTEIAKALLEKAQILVLDEPTSALTADEEKILFEAVRNVVKRGVGVIYVTHRLSEIFRLTDRVTVFRDGKNVLTVNTSETDMSQLVNAIVGRKLADAYANNESSAMNRSFIRAEEKDRITLRGVSNRRLHDLNLSVASGEVYGLAGNIGSGRTEILETLFGLLPIKGGSLELDGISTVLRNPSDAIRHGIALASEDRHESGLVLEHSIERNIAMPQLGGLSRQGIYNRAKSSARSLEAIERLGIKARDAATQVKTLSGGNQQKVVFGKWLEPRPRVLLLDEPSVGVDVGARSEIYEIIHKTAEAGSSVIIASSDLAELLQLCDTIAIVTDGTITSVIPRTSISSEQHLHQLIQEFQP; encoded by the coding sequence ATGTCTGTTTCCACAAAGGCTCAATCAGCCCCAACACGTGAGGGTTCCAACGAAATGGCTGTACCGCTACTCCGCATGGTTGGCATCGAGAAAGAGTACGGTCCGGTAAAGGCGCTGAACGGAGTCGACTTCGAGTTGTTCACCGGGGAAGTGCACGGAATACTTGGACAAAATGGTGCGGGTAAGTCGACCTTAATCAAAGTGCTGGCCGGCGCGGAAGAAAAAACCCGTGGCAGGCAACAGCTAAACGGAAAGGATGTGAATATACGCTCGACGGCAGAAGCCCAAAAAGCGGGCATATCCGTCGTATATCAGGATCTCAGCCTGATTCCATCCATGTCTGTCGCTGCGAACCTTTATCTCGGGCGTGAACCAAAAACCAATTGGGGGCTAATCGACCATAAAAAGCTGAAGAAAGATGCCCGGAATCTTCTTGAGGAGCACGGCTTCGACCTGGACCCCTCAACCGTAGTAGCTTCACTGCCGTTCGCTTACAGACAGATGACCGAGATTGCCAAGGCCCTTCTTGAAAAGGCGCAAATTCTGGTCCTCGATGAACCTACGTCTGCACTTACAGCGGACGAGGAGAAAATCTTGTTCGAGGCAGTTCGCAATGTAGTCAAACGGGGTGTGGGAGTAATTTACGTAACCCACCGCCTATCCGAGATTTTCAGGTTGACGGACAGGGTAACCGTGTTCAGGGATGGCAAAAATGTTCTAACTGTTAATACGTCAGAAACGGATATGTCGCAGCTCGTGAATGCCATCGTTGGCCGAAAACTTGCCGACGCGTATGCAAACAATGAAAGCAGCGCAATGAACCGATCTTTCATTCGTGCAGAGGAAAAGGATCGAATTACTCTGCGTGGGGTATCTAACAGACGTCTTCACGATCTGAATCTTTCCGTTGCATCTGGCGAGGTCTACGGACTGGCCGGGAACATCGGGAGCGGTCGGACGGAGATTCTTGAAACGCTTTTCGGGTTACTGCCCATAAAGGGCGGATCACTCGAGCTAGACGGGATATCGACCGTCCTGAGAAATCCCTCCGACGCGATCCGCCACGGAATAGCCCTGGCCTCGGAGGACCGCCACGAGTCGGGGCTGGTTCTGGAGCATTCCATAGAACGCAACATTGCCATGCCTCAACTTGGCGGGCTCTCGCGACAGGGGATCTACAACCGAGCGAAGTCAAGTGCCCGCTCCCTTGAAGCCATTGAACGCCTCGGTATTAAGGCACGCGATGCAGCAACTCAGGTTAAAACCCTCTCTGGTGGAAACCAACAGAAAGTCGTGTTTGGCAAATGGCTAGAACCAAGGCCGCGAGTCTTGCTGTTGGACGAACCATCGGTGGGTGTGGATGTCGGTGCCAGAAGTGAAATCTACGAGATCATCCATAAAACAGCTGAAGCTGGAAGCTCGGTCATTATTGCGTCGTCCGATTTAGCTGAACTACTTCAGCTTTGCGACACGATTGCCATCGTAACGGATGGAACAATCACCTCGGTAATCCCACGGACATCTATTTCCAGCGAACAGCACCTCCACCAATTGATCC
- a CDS encoding substrate-binding domain-containing protein, whose protein sequence is MKTSANVAVIAFAASLAFLTGCGSSPQTGSSDNEPLQAVDAATLVPNDIVGRGPDGVKSGNISDLNLTTEEVAKAKSEKYKVGIVMQTMNVEWSTEQVRGITDRLKEFNAEVVGVIDPDYNVEKQIAGIENMIQKKPDAILSIPVDDTATAEAYKKIGAAGIKLILMDNIPKGLKYPTDYQSIVSSDNQGNGAVAAKALAEYIPTGGSVGVLDFGVDFFVTKERKNGFTNWMKENRPDIVVKVTEFLDPAKAGDTASNFLTANPDVKGMYTEWEVPAMGIESALRNQGKNLPITSVNIASDVAIDLANGGMIKGFGAQVPYDQGMAEASAAINALLGKSVPQWIAFKSVPVIRNNVLDAWKQVYHQDPPADLVKTCNDNAACRK, encoded by the coding sequence ATGAAGACATCAGCCAATGTTGCCGTGATTGCCTTCGCCGCATCACTCGCCTTCCTAACTGGATGCGGCTCATCCCCCCAGACCGGTTCATCAGACAACGAACCACTGCAAGCCGTTGACGCAGCGACGCTCGTACCCAACGACATCGTCGGGCGGGGACCTGACGGAGTTAAATCCGGCAACATCAGCGATCTCAACCTGACAACCGAAGAGGTCGCCAAAGCCAAGTCCGAAAAGTACAAAGTTGGCATTGTCATGCAAACCATGAACGTGGAATGGTCCACCGAACAGGTCCGGGGTATTACCGACCGACTAAAGGAGTTCAATGCAGAAGTAGTAGGAGTCATCGACCCCGACTACAACGTTGAAAAACAAATTGCCGGCATTGAAAACATGATTCAAAAAAAGCCCGACGCAATCCTCAGCATTCCCGTTGATGACACGGCAACCGCGGAAGCCTACAAGAAGATTGGTGCAGCCGGCATCAAGCTGATTTTGATGGACAACATCCCAAAGGGTCTGAAGTACCCTACGGACTATCAGAGCATAGTCTCATCTGATAACCAGGGCAACGGCGCTGTAGCTGCGAAAGCTCTTGCCGAATATATTCCCACCGGCGGATCGGTCGGCGTATTAGACTTCGGCGTCGACTTCTTCGTCACTAAAGAACGGAAAAACGGCTTTACGAACTGGATGAAGGAAAACCGTCCCGACATAGTTGTGAAAGTCACAGAATTTCTGGATCCAGCCAAGGCCGGTGACACTGCATCAAACTTCCTGACTGCAAATCCCGATGTGAAAGGCATGTACACGGAATGGGAGGTTCCGGCGATGGGTATTGAGAGCGCCTTGCGTAATCAGGGTAAGAACCTTCCTATCACGTCCGTAAATATCGCCTCTGACGTAGCCATCGATCTTGCCAACGGCGGAATGATCAAGGGTTTCGGCGCGCAGGTCCCCTACGACCAGGGGATGGCAGAAGCCAGCGCAGCAATCAACGCACTTCTCGGCAAATCCGTACCGCAATGGATTGCATTCAAATCCGTCCCGGTAATTCGCAACAACGTCCTAGACGCATGGAAGCAGGTATACCACCAGGATCCGCCGGCCGATCTCGTGAAGACCTGCAATGACAACGCCGCCTGCAGGAAATAA
- a CDS encoding TIM barrel protein, giving the protein MSFRLAVCAEMLYGELPLIERVKLIHEQGFEVELWDTRGLDTHALAATGARFSSMSGYFGGSLIDPDSADQVLASAEKLIPTAAELGIERMVIHPAELGEGGHAVRPLHRATGEMWLTGLRTLERLAMLGEQNDVTFALENLNTTLDHPGIPLARAKDTLTLVSAVDHPNIRMMLDLYHAQIGEGNLIETVRAALPWIGEVQVADVPGRFEPGTGEINFQAVAAALRLSGYSGVVGLEASASGGQSVPAGNEALTAFRTAFSD; this is encoded by the coding sequence ATGAGCTTCCGGCTAGCAGTCTGTGCCGAAATGCTGTACGGGGAACTGCCATTGATCGAACGGGTGAAGCTGATTCACGAACAGGGCTTCGAGGTAGAGCTGTGGGATACCCGCGGACTGGACACCCATGCCCTGGCCGCCACCGGTGCGCGCTTTTCCTCAATGAGCGGCTACTTCGGGGGAAGCCTCATCGACCCGGACAGCGCGGACCAAGTCCTTGCATCAGCAGAGAAGCTGATTCCGACCGCAGCAGAACTAGGTATCGAACGCATGGTCATTCATCCGGCCGAACTAGGGGAGGGCGGTCATGCGGTTCGACCGCTGCACCGTGCCACGGGGGAAATGTGGCTTACCGGCTTGCGCACCCTCGAACGATTGGCCATGCTGGGCGAGCAAAACGATGTGACATTCGCCCTGGAGAACCTGAACACGACCCTTGACCACCCCGGCATACCGCTGGCCCGCGCTAAGGACACCCTTACTCTGGTCTCCGCCGTGGATCATCCCAACATCAGGATGATGCTGGACCTGTACCACGCCCAGATCGGGGAAGGAAACCTCATCGAGACGGTTCGGGCAGCGCTGCCTTGGATCGGAGAAGTTCAAGTTGCGGATGTCCCGGGGCGATTTGAGCCAGGCACAGGCGAAATCAACTTCCAGGCCGTCGCGGCGGCGCTCAGGCTCAGCGGCTACTCAGGTGTCGTAGGGCTGGAAGCCTCCGCTTCCGGTGGCCAGAGCGTGCCGGCCGGCAATGAGGCCCTCACCGCGTTCCGCACCGCATTTAGCGACTAA
- a CDS encoding Gfo/Idh/MocA family oxidoreductase, which yields MTYIHQRVMDASPIRLGLIGAGWIGSFHAESVVHRIPNARLEAIADPDFPVANALAARLGVSKVSADPADVVDDPDIDAVIISAPARFHANLISACAQAGKHVFCEKPGARNMEELDKALEAVQAAGVGIQFGFNRRYAKDFAAAKKLVDDGTVGTPQLLRSLTRDPGSASGLANAGRIAPGTIFLETLIHDFDTLNWLNPGAVPVRVHAVADALVAPELRPNGLQDTAVVTITYSNGAIAVAEANFNALYGYDVRGEVFGSAGMITVGGPQHSSATSYTSSGIGAATVRLNTELFFDAYTAELAEFVTGVESGRDGRQQAAGAPRGIDARNALAVALAAFRSAETGQPVDVSAIANLRASQPEAYAAVELA from the coding sequence ATGACCTATATCCACCAACGTGTGATGGATGCCAGCCCCATTCGTCTGGGACTTATCGGAGCTGGATGGATTGGAAGTTTCCATGCCGAATCCGTTGTCCACAGAATCCCTAATGCCCGATTAGAGGCAATCGCGGACCCCGATTTTCCCGTCGCAAATGCGTTGGCGGCCAGACTTGGCGTCAGTAAGGTCAGCGCGGATCCCGCTGACGTGGTCGATGACCCCGACATCGATGCCGTCATCATCTCGGCGCCGGCGCGCTTCCACGCCAACTTGATCTCCGCCTGCGCTCAAGCGGGAAAACACGTATTCTGCGAGAAGCCGGGGGCGCGCAATATGGAGGAACTGGACAAGGCATTGGAAGCCGTCCAGGCTGCAGGGGTTGGTATTCAGTTCGGGTTCAACCGACGCTATGCGAAGGATTTCGCGGCAGCCAAGAAACTCGTTGACGACGGCACCGTAGGAACACCACAGCTGCTCCGTTCCCTGACCCGGGACCCGGGATCCGCTTCAGGTCTAGCGAACGCCGGCCGCATAGCGCCTGGAACGATCTTCCTCGAGACCCTGATCCACGATTTTGACACGCTCAATTGGCTCAATCCTGGCGCTGTTCCCGTTCGTGTACATGCCGTGGCGGATGCTCTAGTGGCTCCTGAACTTAGGCCGAACGGCCTTCAGGACACCGCCGTGGTAACCATTACCTACAGCAACGGTGCCATTGCAGTGGCTGAAGCCAACTTCAACGCCCTGTATGGCTATGACGTCCGGGGTGAAGTATTTGGCTCTGCAGGCATGATCACCGTTGGAGGACCTCAACATTCCAGCGCCACCAGTTACACGTCCTCGGGTATCGGCGCTGCCACCGTTCGATTGAACACTGAGCTTTTTTTCGACGCCTATACGGCCGAACTGGCCGAGTTCGTAACCGGAGTGGAATCCGGCCGGGACGGACGCCAGCAGGCGGCCGGCGCCCCTCGAGGCATCGACGCTCGTAACGCACTCGCCGTAGCCTTGGCGGCCTTCCGATCCGCGGAGACTGGCCAACCGGTTGACGTTTCGGCGATTGCCAACCTTCGGGCATCCCAGCCAGAAGCATATGCAGCAGTGGAGCTTGCATGA
- a CDS encoding LacI family DNA-binding transcriptional regulator: MEEQTREPQRRPTMMDVAEAAGVSRALVSIVMRGVPGAAESTRQKVFEASRQLGYRPDSRARLLRSTRTRLIGVSFSSSQPFHTEIVDAAYAQADARGYDIALSAVANGRPEKRAAESLLDLGCEALIMISSTLSQEDLERYSGQAPVVSLLRSDVGGHIDAVSSDDLHGIRLAVEHFADLGHARIVHVDGGTAVSARQRRKAFRIEMQRRGLQAIILPGGPGEEDGLRAAEALKDDPPTAVVAFNDRAALGLIEGLRASGLRVPRDVSVLGYDDSQLARLSFVQLSSISQDAPVLAATAVDRAVERVEGTTSAAHVVRTPHLVVRKTTAPPRTAQSQPSWGPVMQSRDLPHDK, encoded by the coding sequence ATGGAGGAGCAGACGAGAGAGCCACAGCGCCGGCCGACGATGATGGATGTAGCCGAGGCCGCAGGAGTTTCACGGGCCTTGGTCTCCATCGTTATGAGAGGCGTTCCCGGCGCCGCCGAATCAACCCGCCAAAAGGTATTCGAAGCTTCCCGTCAGCTGGGGTACAGGCCGGACAGCCGCGCGCGGTTGCTGCGCAGCACCCGCACAAGGTTGATCGGTGTGAGCTTTTCAAGTTCCCAGCCGTTTCACACAGAAATCGTCGACGCTGCGTATGCGCAAGCCGACGCTCGAGGGTACGACATTGCGTTGAGTGCCGTCGCCAACGGACGTCCCGAAAAACGCGCCGCAGAGTCGTTACTTGATCTCGGATGCGAAGCGTTGATCATGATTTCCTCAACCTTGAGCCAGGAGGATCTCGAGCGATATTCCGGCCAAGCGCCAGTCGTCAGCCTTTTGCGCAGTGATGTGGGGGGCCACATAGATGCGGTCAGCAGTGATGATCTACACGGCATCCGATTAGCTGTTGAGCACTTCGCCGACTTAGGGCACGCGAGAATAGTTCATGTGGACGGGGGGACAGCAGTCTCGGCCAGGCAGCGCCGAAAGGCCTTTCGTATCGAGATGCAACGCCGGGGCCTTCAGGCGATTATCCTCCCCGGTGGACCTGGGGAAGAAGATGGGCTTCGAGCGGCAGAAGCCTTGAAGGACGACCCTCCCACGGCAGTTGTGGCCTTCAATGACAGGGCCGCCCTCGGTCTGATAGAGGGCCTACGGGCGAGTGGCTTGCGTGTCCCGCGCGACGTCTCGGTACTCGGCTACGACGACAGCCAGCTTGCGCGGCTTAGTTTTGTCCAGCTTTCATCCATTAGCCAGGATGCTCCAGTTCTGGCAGCAACGGCCGTTGACCGTGCCGTGGAACGGGTTGAAGGAACAACTTCTGCCGCTCACGTTGTAAGAACTCCGCATCTTGTCGTCCGCAAGACAACTGCGCCACCCCGAACGGCCCAATCACAGCCTAGCTGGGGGCCGGTAATGCAATCTAGAGATTTGCCGCATGACAAATAG
- a CDS encoding Gfo/Idh/MocA family oxidoreductase, with protein MKNMTLGLVGAGRIGAMHAKNVDAIKKEMLRQGIDLQLVLTDVAADHARDVAARLGAGFRTSFTDILESRVDGIIIATGSSTHPDLLLETVNAGIPAFCEKPLATTVPESLAVLHHIKAMDGTVQVGHQRRFDAGYLEAKRAFLAGELGWLHALRAVTCDMAPPPLEFLATSGGIFHDCSVHDFDILRWLTGREIVEVYAQGSNNGDSRIGELGDVDSGLAMVTFDNGMLASVSASRYNGGGHDVRLEIQGSKGSLMVGLDQRIALRSAEVSSTFPEGIPHLTFADRFRAAYRSEIIAFIELILGRRKNPCPPEDAVAASIVAEAAQQSLQSGLPVSVTATSLTL; from the coding sequence ATGAAAAACATGACGCTGGGCTTAGTCGGAGCTGGGCGGATAGGCGCGATGCATGCCAAAAACGTAGACGCCATCAAGAAAGAGATGCTCCGTCAGGGCATTGATCTCCAACTGGTCCTCACAGATGTTGCAGCTGATCATGCCCGAGACGTAGCCGCCCGTCTCGGGGCCGGATTTCGGACCTCATTCACTGATATTCTTGAGTCCAGGGTCGATGGAATCATCATCGCTACGGGCAGCAGCACCCACCCGGACCTTTTGCTGGAAACTGTCAATGCCGGCATCCCCGCTTTTTGCGAAAAACCCCTGGCCACTACTGTCCCTGAATCGCTAGCGGTTCTCCACCATATCAAGGCGATGGACGGTACGGTTCAAGTTGGTCACCAGCGCAGGTTCGACGCGGGCTACCTTGAGGCCAAACGCGCCTTTCTTGCCGGAGAGTTGGGGTGGCTCCATGCTCTGCGAGCCGTCACATGCGACATGGCCCCTCCACCTTTGGAATTTCTGGCCACCTCCGGCGGGATTTTTCATGACTGCTCGGTCCACGACTTCGACATCCTGCGCTGGTTGACAGGACGCGAAATCGTCGAGGTGTATGCGCAAGGGTCCAACAATGGAGATTCCAGGATCGGCGAACTTGGCGACGTCGATTCGGGGCTTGCCATGGTGACCTTCGACAATGGGATGCTTGCCTCCGTCTCGGCCAGTCGCTACAACGGCGGGGGCCATGATGTTCGGCTCGAGATACAAGGTTCAAAGGGCTCCCTCATGGTCGGTCTTGACCAGAGGATTGCCCTTCGCTCGGCGGAGGTCTCCAGTACGTTCCCGGAGGGCATCCCGCATTTGACTTTTGCCGACCGCTTCAGGGCGGCTTACCGCTCCGAAATCATCGCCTTCATCGAATTGATTCTCGGCAGGCGCAAGAACCCATGCCCTCCAGAGGATGCCGTCGCAGCTTCGATAGTTGCAGAGGCAGCTCAGCAATCGCTGCAGTCGGGTCTTCCTGTGAGTGTGACCGCAACCAGCCTTACCCTATAG